A stretch of Gossypium hirsutum isolate 1008001.06 chromosome A06, Gossypium_hirsutum_v2.1, whole genome shotgun sequence DNA encodes these proteins:
- the LOC107963131 gene encoding probable methyltransferase At1g29790 has product MGSEADRYPKRQFFHNNNLFFTLKMLFLLIFTNLVTIFIFSSLPFSLSSSDPPHTHLFLHQETISHLLQELNSTKSKLFDSYSLIADLHHKINSTNFLVRDLVIDIIRERKLSLPVDEEADFFGIPPTTASLSDELKLAILPHKLPLGYSPRMASDEIYPPIGAACLRFQKELAQYMTYDIGGECPMDDLFAQKLLLKGCEPLPRRRCHPKSPIGYVEPTPFPDSLWATPPDTSIIWDPYTCKSYQCLIDRKNFPGTVDCKDCFDLQGREKRRWLYDRGLDYGLDQVLQTKPAGTIRIGLDIGGGSGTFAARMRERNITIITSSMNLDGPFNSFIASRGLIPIHISVSQRLPFFESTLDIVHSMHILSNWIPDAMLEFALYDIYRVLRPGGLFWLDHFFCQGPQLNQTYAPMFDRIGFTKLRWNVGKKVDRGVDKNEWYLSALLEKPMT; this is encoded by the coding sequence ATGGGAAGTGAAGCTGATCGCTATCCAAAAAGGCAATTTTTTCACAACAACAATCTCTTCTTCACGCTTAAAATGCTTTTCCTTCTGATATTTACCAACCTTGTCACCATCTTTATCTTTTCTAGCCTTCCTTTCAGCTTATCATCATCTGACCCCCCCCATACCCATCTCTTTCTTCACCAGGAAACCATTTCTCATCTCTTGCAGGAGCTCAACTCTACAAAGTCCAAACTCTTTGACAGTTACTCTCTTATTGCTGACTTGCACCACAAGATTAATTCCACCAACTTTCTTGTGCGAGACCTCGTTATTGATATCATCCGTGAACGCAAGCTTTCATTACCAGTCGACGAAGAAGCTGATTTTTTCGGCATTCCTCCTACTACTGCTTCCTTGTCTGATGAACTCAAGCTTGCCATTCTCCCTCACAAACTCCCATTAGGATACTCCCCAAGGATGGCATCTGATGAGATCTATCCGCCTATTGGAGCAGCCTGCTTGAGGTTTCAAAAGGAGCTGGCTCAGTACATGACATATGATATTGGTGGCGAATGTCCTATGGATGACCTTTTTGCTCAAAAGCTTTTGCTCAAGGGGTGTGAACCACTCCCTCGCCGTAGATGCCACCCCAAATCCCCCATCGGTTATGTTGAGCCAACACCATTTCCTGATAGCCTTTGGGCAACCCCACCAGATACCAGCATCATTTGGGATCCCTACACTTGCAAAAGTTACCAATGCCTCATTGACCGTAAAAACTTTCCAGGGACCGTCGACTGTAAGGACTGCTTTGACTTGCAAGGCCGAGAAAAACGAAGATGGCTTTACGATCGAGGATTAGATTATGGACTCGATCAAGTTCTTCAAACGAAACCAGCCGGGACTATTCGAATCGGACTTGACATTGGAGGTGGGAGTGGCACTTTCGCAGCAAGGATGAGAGAGCGGAACATCACCATCATCACTAGTTCAATGAACCTGGATGGACCATTCAATAGTTTCATTGCATCCAGGGGCTTGATCCCAATACATATTAGCGTTTCGCAGAGGCTTCCATTCTTTGAGAGCACATTGGATATAGTGCATTCGATGCATATTTTGAGCAATTGGATCCCAGATGCAATGTTGGAGTTCGCCTTGTATGACATATACAGAGTGTTGAGACCAGGGGGGCTATTCTGGCTTGACCATTTCTTCTGTCAGGGACCGCAGCTCAATCAAACCTATGCTCCAATGTTTGATCGAATTGGGTTTACAAAACTAAGGTGGAATGTTGGGAAAAAGGTTGATCGTGGAGTTGACAAGAATGAGTGGTATTTGTCAGCGTTGTTGGAAAAACCAATGACCTAA